The Macadamia integrifolia cultivar HAES 741 chromosome 4, SCU_Mint_v3, whole genome shotgun sequence genome contains the following window.
AgtaaaagaaattacaaaaataagaggtaaaaaaataatcaaatccGTGTTCAGGTATTTTATCagatataaatacataataagATATTTCattaaaaggagaaagaaccaCGTCACGCAAGTTTAGGCAACACCAGTGTGTGAAGCTTATAAGGAAAGCACGTGGAAGCATCTCTAGCGCATGGAGTAGGAGGCAGTATGGTCTTTTTGCACCCACAAGTTTCTGGGTTTTTATCTCCCTTGATTAAATGAATAGATTGAATATGGGCAaaattttttactaaaaaaaaaatatgaccatAATTATGTATAACCCGTATTCAATTCATTTGCAGTCCCATTTATGGTTGTAAAACTAGAATCAGATCATTGTTCTAAGTAGATTTTATCGATCTTGACAGATAAGATCCCAAGTAAGGCTCAAaggtaaaaacataataaaaattgattttaattaaaaactAGAGGGAAATGTGTCAATCCGATCTAAGCCAATCCAAATTTATATCGGCTTGaccgatcccaagttttaaaaccatggccCCATCTCATCTTTCAAGATTGGTCTTATCATATCTAATATGATTCATCCAAACATTGGCTTATGGTTGAATGTCATAAAAACTAATATAAACTGAATGTGCCAGCGTGTAACCAGTTTTGGGGTAATAATAAACGACATAGTTAATGGTACGCCTAGGATGCATTTGATATGCATTAGTTGAATGCAATCTAGGTCAACAATGCATTCCAAAAAATTGCATGAAACACAATTTTAATTTCACAAGGTCCACATACAGTTGTATAATTCATTCTCTTTAATTAGATGGAAGGTTGAGATCTTCAAAATATGGGATGCTCTAGACCCACAAAATGTTGAAGTAGATAAGATGAGATGAAGTTTACCAAAAAGACAAGATGAGATGAGAAATTTAATATAAGATAAATAAATAGCGGatccaaaattttaaaaccatgggtgGAAGAGTAAGTCTGTGTTTAGTATGATTTTTTTGAATGCATCATTGACCTAAAAATATATACCAAATGCAGCTTTACCTTTGATATGCCACATGATAGATACTTGGGCCATTCAAATAAGATAATCCAAATGGGCTGTTTAGGAAAGCTTTATACTAGTTTTTTTCTCTAATGGAAGCATAATAAACTAAGAACTTTAAATATGTTAAGTCACCTAAAAAGGAAGTTCAGAAGAGGATAAGCATAGACATATATTCGCCATTAATCTCTACAATATCTCCAGTCACCGGTTTAGAGATAGAagctattcttttctttttggtggggtggggtggggttgggtgGGTGCTTAGGCTGGTGGCGTGGGCTGGGGGGGGGACCAAGAATACATTTGTCAAGAGACTGGAGATTTCAGTGAACATTTGGCACGCCCATCACCTTTCTATTCACCACAACTATGCCTCCTTACATTTCCCTTTAAATGCTTTAATTGCATCaaaatacacttttgcataGCCTCCTTATTGACATTTGCTAAAGTAGTACAACTATAATTATTAAATCATAATGACAGGTATTATTAACGCTTCATGATTACATGCTCTGGGATTGGTTAGAGGTGAAGTGAATAATAAATTTCTCATTGACAACATTTGAAGCTATAGTTATCTTTCAGAAAAGAGTGAAACTAGTCATCAAGGAGGTGATTCATTGCAAAGCAAATGTGTCCACAGAAAATAGCAGTAGGACTTGCAAAGAGAATATGCAATTTCATAAAGGAGATCAAAAGCACTTTATCTCTCCACTCCGAAGAATCAAGAACATGATCAGAGGTTTTTGGAAAGCTTACCAAGGAGATGCCTCAAGCAcaaccttttttatttaaaagcttGGGATGCCTTCATccaaatccatctcttttaATCCAGCTACAGTTCTCCCCTTCCACCATTTTTTTAAGTGTCAGCCTAAATCTTACTTTCTTGCACTGTATTCCGATGATGcgtttaggttgtgtttggtagcacTCTGCGGAAGTGATTCCGATGGTCTCTTCAATTACTATATCTCTTATGCTGCAATTGAAGGGACTACAAACCCAGAATACATATCCAATTCAATGCCAGTGAGGCAACATTGCCAGAAAACAGCATCCGGCGGACAGAAGGTTTATTGAGAAAGCAAGTGCACATCCTTGGCAAGTGTGATTGTTTTCAACGGCATAAACCAGCGCAACAAACCCAAGCAACAACAATGGAACGATCTTCTACCTtccaaccattcacttgaaaTCAAGAAGACATAGTGTAGGACAGATTAGCAAGGACCAAATTCTGTTTGCTTATCATTCGGTATGCTGAAGCAGCATAAATTCAATACTTACCCAGAGTCTGATGCCTGAAGAGCCCAGATCTCACATAGcaaacccacaaaaaaaaaaaaatgagtttcaTAATTCAAGTTCGGTGCAGACCAACTCCAACAGAGGGAGAATAGGTCTTGCAACAACCAACCACCATCTCACAGAATGATCGATTATTCGAGCTTTAGATACAGAACTAGATTCCACAACTGGTGACATGCCACATTGGTTCTCAAGCAGGATTACCCGTGAAAATGAAATGCATTAACATGAGAGGAGTGAGTTTTTAATGCAGGGTCCACAAGCAAAATGTCGATGGCcaccctaaaaataaaaaaataaaaggtgagAGATATCAACATTCAATTGTCAAATTTACCACAGGAGAGAGCTTTCATGGAACTGCTATTGAATCTGATGTATATACTACAGCATCAGATAATAATGCAATTCTTCTTGTATGACATTTAAAACAATGCAAATATTACCTGTTATATCAGTGTATGACTGAATACATTTAATTTTCAGCCAATCCTGTGGCTAGGCCAGCATAAGCCCTTCAGAAGCTCTGTTTCAGTCCATCTCCTGAAATGCATGAGTGAGCTCACAGGAAGCGGAATACTCGATCAGTACAGAAGAAGGATGAAGTAAATCAACTCCTTTTGAAGCTGATGCACTTTAATCCGTCTATCAAACAAACCCACCTCAACTTTTGATGGCAACAGTGGGACAGAGTGACATCTTCAGTGTCTGTTATTGACAAAGCCACTTTTATTTGATcgttttttcttgttcttccagAACTCATCCTTTTTACCTGTTCTCTTAGGTAATCCTATCCTGCTATTAATTATTCCTAATATAGCACTCTTGTCCTTTCTGTTATTTCTTGCAGCTTTCACATCCAAAATTTCCCTCAGCTTCTGATATGACTTTGCATCAGGTACTTGCCTACTTTTCACCATCTGCTTGTGATAATAGAATGCCCTCTTGAAATCACGAACACGGATGTAGGCATAGATCATGGTGGAGTATGTAACAGAATCTGGCTTTAAATTGAGAGCTGACATCTCCTTCAACAGTTGTGGCAACTTAGCATGTTGCCCTCCCCGTGCATAGGCATTCATCAGAATATTATATGTTATCAATGTTGGCTGCAAGCCAATCCTTCCAAATTCAGACATCACATCTCTTGCTTCGATGTAGCAACCTTGTTTGGCAAACCCATCAAGAAGAATGTTGAATGTTACCTGTGTCCCTTCAATTTTATCACCGGCCATCAGTTTCCAAATTTCCATCAGCTTTTGGGTGTCACCAGCCCTCCTAAATGCGTCAAGTAGAGCAGTATAGGTTTCTACGGACGGTTTTATTCCTTCCCTTTTCATGTTTACAAATGCAGTATAAGCTTTCTCATGCCAATTATCTACTGAATATGCATGGATGAGAGCAGTATATGAATGAGATGTTGGTTTTATCCCAGCCGCCTTCATCCTCAAGAATGCATCTGCAGCCTTGTCACTCATTTTCTTCTGCCTACCATATGCACTTACCAGGCATGTATATGATTTGACATTTGGATCCAAACCCACATCTTGCATTTCAAGGAGCAGATCTTCAATGATCTCTGGTTGCATCCTCCTGCTATACGCATCCATGAGGATGTTATAAGTGGCAGGGGTAGGCTTAATCCCCTTTTCCCTCATCTCAGTGAAGAGACCTTCAGCTTCTTCAACCTGGTTGGCTTTACCACATGCATCCATCAAAATGTTATATATGATGGCATTTGATGAGACCcctttcttctccatttctgaTTGGATAATCAGAGCTTCATTTTTCAACCCCTCATCACAGAACGACTTGATAAGAGCACCCAACACTTCCATACTCCATGGGACTCCCTTCCTATTCATTTTCTCAAAGAACTGCCACGCATCTTTGGCACTGTGGCCTTCTCTTCTCATAGCCGTAATCACAATAGAACATGTGACATGATCTGGCTGTATGTTATTTGTCTCCATTGTCTGATACACTTTCCAAGCATCATCATATCTGAAATGAGAAGCACACCCATTGGTAACAGGATCTAGCCAAATGCATAGAGTCTGAAAATAAGACCTGACATTTTTACAAGCACAAAGATAGAGATCCAAGATTGTTCAACAATTCCACCCTCAGAAGCTGTTTAACCATAATATAATTTCAGAGTTTGGAACAAACTTCTAGTATTAGTAAAAGAAAGATGTGAATCATCAATCAACTTGTCAAGAATTTCAATAAAATATGTGGCCGGAGAAAAACCAATAAATGCCCGTAAATTTGCAAAACATCGTGCCGATTAATAAAACGAACTACCAAATACAGAGAGCTAAACTTCTGGTATTGTACAGTAATTACTAGTAGAAAAAAATATCCAAAGACCAACTAAACCGAGACCAAGATTCCAAGAGTGTCATACTTGCCACAGCACGTCAAGCCGGATATGGCAGCATTGTATATATGGACGTCCTGGAATTGCTTCGCCGGCGGGAGATTTCTAAACAAGACCAACAAGTTATCCCCCATACCTGCGGTACCCAATAGTGGAAACATAACAGAGAAGGCTCTTGGGGAAACAAGTGATGGCTCCTGCAATCTCATCCATtcaaaaaaatacaaacaaGCCATAACCAGGCCCTCTTGTCCCATCAACTCCAGGAGTTCCACGCAGCCTCTCTTGGTAACTCTCCCAACGTAAGGGCCCAAAAGTTCCCCCAACGTCGAATTATCTGGAGTATTCCTCGCAATGTGCACAATTTCTGCCACAATGTCCTGTGCAGGAGGACATGAGCTTGAGACCTCGGAAGCAAAttgttcattttcttcttctccgtgtTCATCTTCAACGTCATTTGCAGTTCCTTCCACAGAATGGATATCAGCGAGATGCCAGGAAGTGCGGCGATTCGTTTGAAATTGGATTCTGCCTTCGCGTTCTGGGTCTTGAGTGGTAGAGCGAGACTTGAAGAAACGTAGCATTGGGTCCTCTAATACTTCATCTTGTCCTTGCTCTTCAGCAGGTTCTTCTTCGTCATCCTGGAGAAAAGGGTGGAAGATATGTGGAGACGAAGAAGAGATAGAGCGAGGAGCTGCAGGGGGAGAGAGAGTTCTTAGGGTTTTCGAAAATTGGAAGAATTGGTAGCAACGATTCCAACGGTGAGGGTGAGAGAGCGAAGGAGGGCAGGCAATAGGGTTAGAGTTcgaagggaagaaggaaagggaaggaaagacGCAAGAAGGACCATTGTAGGAGAGGCTTTTGAgagccatctctctctctctctctctctccgtcaCCGACTCTCTGCTGGCCGCTGCTGAGAGCTACCGACCGGTTAGTGTGtttcaacctctctctctctctctagccacCCGTCGTTCTGGCCTAATCATCGTTTCAAAATTCGGGAATTCGCCAATTTGAACCGATCCTAATGACGGCCGATTAGGAACTGGTTCTAGGGTTTTTTGGGACCGCCTATTCcaatactttttctttttttaatccttGGGCCTAATTCCAATATCTGACCCTATCCAGTGCAGCGTCACGAGCAGGTTCCAAAACATAGGGTTGGGAATTGAATCGGGTCCAACCGATTTAGTATCTGAATTCATTCTGGGTCAGTAGGAATCGATCTAATTCCGTCTGAACCCTAGAAGATGTACATGAATGTTGGAATTGACCGGCCTCGACCAATTCCAGTTTAAATCAGCCGAATCAATCGATCCAGTTCTGATTTTTCAAACTTTGATCACCAGTCACCGTATCAGAGTTCACACTGTAGCCATTAACATTGGCTAGGGGAAAATTAGTCCCGGTTTAACCCGGCCCTTCCATCCTTATTCATACCCCCTTGACTTAGTGCCTTTTGACTGCAACTTGACAGATACGTAGAGATTGATTCATTTAGACAAATGTATCTATATTAAAATACATAGAGCCATGCTGGGGTGACCGAGGCACTACTCCTAGCAGACGACTTCAATTGCATTGCATTGCTTCTTCAAAGAACTTTTTATCCCATAAGACCCTCCCAAATTTACCAACCAAATTGGCAGGTCTCAAATATAAACATTCCGAAGCTATTCTGTTGAGGCACTGGAGCATGCCCACAGAGAAGACAAACAAGGGACATTcttctccccctctctccccccccccaccacccccacccttagaaaaaaaaaaaaaaccattataaAATGTCCTCCTCTGCCCCTGTATTCAGAGGCTAGCCGCGTTTCTCTTCACTATTATCTTGCAAAGAAAGTCACTCCAAGATTGTATGAAGGATTAATTTACTGGTAAAATATTCCTAACATAGAATTTTTTaggtaaattaaaaaattaaaaaaaaacacggGATGTAGAAAGAGTTGCAACAGACAACGCCGTGTTGGGCCAGATTTCTTAAAatcctagcccaaccctgagtcccttTAACTAGGCCCAAATCCGCCCTGACCCTAACTCAAtaccgcaaaacttcaacccaggcccaacccttcagggttcagcccaacccttcagggttcagcccaacccttacttgccctgattggccctgatttttcaaggTCGAGCCaggatgaccctgattgaccctggtttgccatcaagggccaggtataccctgaccttgaccctaaccctacaaaatatgaaatatccaaaaataaaaagattcataataaagatgagatgaaaaaaaaaaaaaaaaaaaaaaaaaaaaaacacaaaatcataaattacTTGCCacgaggagaacatcctaaagcaaacattcaaacaatacaaataattcCAACTATtatagaaacaaagaagataTCATCCTAAAAAtgcaaataatccaaaaaatttcaattatttgtcataatAAACAAAGTGGTCatcctaataaggcaaacaattcGAAGATCTAACAAAGAAGAGAACATcctaacaaaacaaaaaattcaaattcaacatCAATGGAAAAAACCAGGGCCATTCAcgccaaaagtcagggtaaaaaaatcagggttaGGTTCAGGTTGGCCTAGGCGGGCCAaaaacatcaacccttacccgccctgaccttAACTCAAGGTTAGAAATTTCAAAGACAGGTTAACCCTCAAGGCCAAAAATTTTGGATAggtacttgttcgggatcagggCGGATTCGGGCCGTCAGGACCAAAGTTGCACCCCTTTGCAGAGACTTACCACCTCATCCTTGTGAAGTAAAACCCCCATTGCTGTTGATACCACAGTGCTCACTCTCATTTGCCCTCGCAAGGTCCCCCcagccccccacccccacccccaccccccaaaaacaGTACTTGGATCAAGTCCTTTCTCTTATGGTGTTTGATCTACACTTGGACTCCACTcagaataaaaaccaattaaaacaaagagaaagaataaGTGGAGTCCTAGTGTAAATCAAACACCGTACGAGAATCATTAtcgtacgaggacttgatctgcactctagaaaaaaaaaaaaaaaaaNNNNNNNNNNNNNNNNNNNNtaagtggagtccaagtgtaaatcaaacaccgtacgagaatcattctcgtacgaggacttgatccgcactccagaaaaaaaaagaggggggggggggagggggggggtgaagACTGAAAGACATATATACATCATCAATTTTTAGGTAATATAATGGGTCAGCAACCTCAACCCTAACAATACCTCATTAACTTTCATGGAAAAAATCCCCCTTCATTAACTATGTAGTATAATTGTGTTATCACGTTCAATTTCCCTCGATCCTAACCCTATAATTTTTTCATCAGTCTCATTTTAGAAATTGCCATCCCAATTGTTATTAACTCAACCCATACCGTTGAGTTCCAAGGGAAAAAACAATCCGAACAAAAGGGTGAATTGCAAGTCAGATTACCTTGTGTAGAAACGGGTAGAATTAGAGCACACAGCAAAGAACAGAAGTAGATCTTAAATGTCAACAGAACAATTATGAACAGGACTAGATCATTGATGTacatttgaaatttaaaaaatgatgtaAAACACAATACAAGATTAAAATGCCAACTAGTTCCCAAAACAAAATCCAGATGAACTGTAATACAGTCCCATTTCCATTATGTTATCATCGGATTCGCAAAAGGATGAACCCATCTATTATTTTGCCATCCTAGGAATATCCAGCAAAGCAATGATCAGGGTGTATTTTT
Protein-coding sequences here:
- the LOC122077447 gene encoding pentatricopeptide repeat-containing protein At5g50280, chloroplastic, whose translation is MALKSLSYNGPSCVFPSLSFFPSNSNPIACPPSLSHPHRWNRCYQFFQFSKTLRTLSPPAAPRSISSSSPHIFHPFLQDDEEEPAEEQGQDEVLEDPMLRFFKSRSTTQDPEREGRIQFQTNRRTSWHLADIHSVEGTANDVEDEHGEEENEQFASEVSSSCPPAQDIVAEIVHIARNTPDNSTLGELLGPYVGRVTKRGCVELLELMGQEGLVMACLYFFEWMRLQEPSLVSPRAFSVMFPLLGTAGMGDNLLVLFRNLPPAKQFQDVHIYNAAISGLTCCGKYDDAWKVYQTMETNNIQPDHVTCSIVITAMRREGHSAKDAWQFFEKMNRKGVPWSMEVLGALIKSFCDEGLKNEALIIQSEMEKKGVSSNAIIYNILMDACGKANQVEEAEGLFTEMREKGIKPTPATYNILMDAYSRRMQPEIIEDLLLEMQDVGLDPNVKSYTCLVSAYGRQKKMSDKAADAFLRMKAAGIKPTSHSYTALIHAYSVDNWHEKAYTAFVNMKREGIKPSVETYTALLDAFRRAGDTQKLMEIWKLMAGDKIEGTQVTFNILLDGFAKQGCYIEARDVMSEFGRIGLQPTLITYNILMNAYARGGQHAKLPQLLKEMSALNLKPDSVTYSTMIYAYIRVRDFKRAFYYHKQMVKSRQVPDAKSYQKLREILDVKAARNNRKDKSAILGIINSRIGLPKRTGKKDEFWKNKKKRSNKSGFVNNRH